The Novosphingobium terrae genome has a window encoding:
- a CDS encoding NUDIX domain-containing protein: MLLLMAERLLGLAPAPLHRFALRLAHKVRRRWWRIRKPQLQGCRVLGIDAQGRVLLVRHSYGSANWMPPGGGMKPGEDPLVAAAREFREEIGIVLEAPHLVATTHDAFHGADNVSYVVAGRCSGAPAPDGREIVAAEFFTPGEWPSAMSDWLKKQMGEWLEAEKQ; encoded by the coding sequence GTGCTTCTGCTGATGGCCGAGCGGCTGCTGGGCCTTGCCCCGGCGCCGCTCCATCGGTTTGCGCTGCGTCTGGCCCACAAGGTCAGGCGCCGCTGGTGGCGGATCAGAAAGCCACAACTGCAAGGCTGCCGCGTGCTGGGGATCGATGCCCAAGGCCGCGTGCTGCTGGTGCGCCACTCCTACGGCTCGGCCAACTGGATGCCGCCCGGTGGAGGCATGAAGCCAGGCGAAGACCCGCTGGTCGCTGCCGCGCGCGAGTTCCGTGAAGAGATCGGCATCGTGCTGGAAGCGCCGCATCTGGTGGCAACCACGCATGATGCGTTCCATGGGGCGGACAATGTGTCCTATGTGGTGGCCGGGCGGTGTTCCGGAGCGCCTGCGCCGGATGGGCGGGAGATCGTGGCCGCCGAGTTCTTTACGCCCGGGGAATGGCCTTCGGCCATGTCGGACTGGCTGAAGAAGCAGATGGGCGAGTGGCTGGAAGCAGAAAAGCAGTGA
- a CDS encoding acyltransferase family protein: MPETDIDSHQLPEKATEKQPEKPGLILSVQALRGLAVLCVAFLHTHIILTQPDYGGLKIFETLALKGWTGVGLFFTISGFIIVHAHAKDIGQPGRIGAYLWRRFTRIYPLYWILMSGFIAAALLGLGHADFKLQPLHLLSAYSLLSLTDMPSMPLKVAWSLLFEVKFYLFFILFLISRRAGLITIALWAAAIITRNLFTPLPDWGYIAPDWGMLHIWNLYFLLGMASWWASRRFSAQFGTVFLTAGVLLCAALLTFVAHEMSADTRNPPLMAALALSFSLIVTGLVLSEKRFAFRPPALFLKLGDASYSIYLVHSAAISFLAQANAKLTAKLHLSGLPPHLLFAVIFLTSIIAGLICHIVLEQPLTAMIRKAGKMWEARKPLAPLPIPPLPAPIAAVLEGNSATPAI, translated from the coding sequence ATGCCTGAAACGGACATCGACTCTCATCAACTGCCGGAGAAAGCGACCGAAAAGCAGCCAGAAAAACCGGGGCTGATCCTCTCGGTTCAGGCCCTGCGCGGCCTTGCGGTGCTCTGCGTCGCCTTTCTTCACACGCATATCATTCTGACCCAGCCGGATTATGGCGGCCTGAAGATCTTCGAAACCCTCGCCCTGAAAGGCTGGACCGGCGTGGGCCTGTTCTTCACCATCAGCGGCTTCATCATCGTCCACGCCCATGCGAAGGACATCGGCCAGCCGGGCCGGATCGGGGCCTATCTCTGGCGGCGTTTCACCCGCATCTATCCGCTCTACTGGATCCTGATGAGCGGCTTTATCGCCGCCGCGCTGCTCGGGCTGGGCCATGCCGATTTCAAACTGCAACCGCTTCACCTGCTCAGCGCCTATTCGCTGCTGAGCCTGACCGATATGCCCTCCATGCCGCTGAAAGTGGCGTGGTCCCTGTTGTTCGAGGTGAAGTTCTACCTCTTCTTCATCCTCTTCCTGATCAGCCGACGCGCCGGGCTGATCACCATCGCCCTCTGGGCCGCCGCGATCATCACCCGCAACCTGTTCACCCCGCTGCCGGACTGGGGCTATATCGCGCCCGACTGGGGCATGCTGCATATCTGGAACCTCTATTTCCTGCTGGGCATGGCCAGCTGGTGGGCCTCGCGCCGCTTCAGCGCGCAATTTGGCACCGTCTTCCTGACGGCAGGCGTCCTGCTCTGCGCAGCCCTGCTGACCTTCGTCGCCCATGAAATGAGCGCCGACACCCGCAATCCACCCTTGATGGCCGCGCTGGCTCTCAGCTTCAGCCTGATCGTCACCGGCCTCGTGCTGAGCGAGAAGCGCTTCGCCTTCCGCCCCCCGGCGCTGTTTCTGAAGCTGGGTGATGCCTCTTACTCGATCTATCTCGTGCATTCGGCGGCGATTTCCTTCCTGGCGCAGGCCAATGCCAAGCTGACCGCCAAGCTGCATCTGAGCGGACTGCCACCCCATCTGCTCTTCGCGGTGATCTTCCTCACCTCGATCATCGCCGGGCTGATCTGCCATATCGTGCTGGAACAGCCGCTGACCGCCATGATCCGCAAGGCCGGCAAGATGTGGGAGGCCCGAAAGCCCCTCGCCCCGCTGCCCATTCCCCCACTGCCCGCCCCCATCGCCGCCGTTCTGGAGGGCAACAGCGCCACCCCGGCGATTTAG
- a CDS encoding 6-phosphogluconolactonase produces MATITLTPAADPVAIAQWLADRISAALASTDGPIAITVPGGRTPFPVLSALVKHDLPFERVSVWPNDDRMVPEDHPASNLAKIRAVLEPVGAQIVGLEEGQTPPRFALALLGMGEDGHIASLFPNTNPQATAPARVIRLTPDPLPPEAPFDRLSMTIPSLAASDAIAFLITGDAKKREIFEAAAAGQNDLPVARLLAATDQTVTCFC; encoded by the coding sequence ATGGCTACCATCACCCTCACCCCCGCCGCCGATCCCGTCGCCATCGCCCAATGGCTGGCCGACCGGATCTCTGCCGCTCTGGCCAGCACCGATGGCCCCATCGCCATCACCGTGCCGGGCGGCCGCACCCCCTTCCCGGTGCTCAGCGCGCTGGTGAAGCACGATCTGCCCTTCGAGCGCGTCAGCGTCTGGCCCAATGACGACCGCATGGTGCCCGAGGATCACCCCGCCTCCAACCTCGCCAAGATCCGCGCCGTGCTGGAACCCGTCGGCGCGCAGATCGTCGGGCTGGAAGAGGGCCAGACCCCGCCCCGCTTCGCGCTGGCCCTGCTCGGCATGGGCGAGGACGGCCATATCGCCAGCCTCTTCCCCAACACCAACCCGCAGGCCACCGCCCCCGCCAGGGTGATCCGCCTGACCCCCGATCCCCTGCCCCCCGAGGCCCCCTTCGACCGCCTCTCGATGACCATCCCCTCGCTGGCCGCCTCGGACGCGATCGCCTTCCTGATCACCGGCGACGCCAAAAAGCGCGAGATCTTCGAAGCCGCCGCCGCCGGTCAGAACGACCTGCCCGTCGCCCGCCTGCTCGCCGCGACCGACCAGACGGTGACGTGCTTCTGCTGA